The Candidatus Poribacteria bacterium nucleotide sequence GGCGTCATTCTGAAGGTCGTCTCCACGAACATCTGCGGCAGTGACCAGCACATGGTTCGCGGTCGCACCACCGCCCCAGGGGGCCTCGTTCTCGGACACGAGATCACGGGCGAGATCATCGAGGTCGGACGCGATGTCGAGTTCCACAAGGTGGGAGACATCGTCTCCGTGCCGTTCAACATCGCCTGTGGGCGGTGCCGCAACTGCCGCGAAGGCAAGACCGGAATCTGTCTGAACGTCAATCCGGCACGCCCCGGAGCGGCATTCGGCTACGTCGATATGGGCGGCTGGATCGGCGGACAGGCGGAATACGTGATGGCTCCGTACGCCGACTTCAACCTGCTCAAGTTGCCGCCGCGCGACATCGCCCTCGCCAAGATCAAGGACCTCACGCTACTGTCCGACATCTTCCCGACCGGGTTCCACGGAGCCGTCTCCGCCGGCGTCGGACCCGGTTCCACTGTCTACGTCGCGGGAGCGGGACCTGTGGGACTCGCCTGCGCGGCATCGTGCCACCTGCTCGGAGCCGCCTGCGTCATCGTCGGCGACATGATCCCGGAACGCCTCGCGCAAGCGAGGAGCTTCGGCTGCGAGACCATCGACCTGCGCAAGGACGCGACGCTCCTCGAGCAGATCGAGGCGATCGTCGGCGTTCCCGAGGTCGATTCGGCGGTGGACTGCGTCGGGTTCGAGGCGCGTGGTCACGGCAAGGGAGTCGCCGAGGAACACCCGGCGACCGTGCTCAACTCGGTCATGGAGGTCACGCGCGCCGGTGGAGCCATCGGCATCCCGGGCCTCTATGTGACCGGCGACCCCGGAGCCGTGGACGAGAATGCGAAGGAAGGCCGCCTGAGCATCCGCATCGGCTTGGGATGGGCAAAGTCCCACTCGTTCACGACGGGACAGTGCCCCGTCATGCGGTACAACCACAAGCTGATGAACGCGATCATCTACGACAAGATCCAGATCGCCAAGGCGGTCAACGCGACCGTCATCTCGCTGGACGACGCTCCGGCCGGCTATCAGGACTTCGACCGTGGAGCCGCCCGCAAATACGTCATCGACCCACACAAGATGATCGCCGCATAGCGATCCCGAAATCTACAGGTCGGAGCCCGGCGCGCGTCGGGCTCCGACCGTCTTAATCGGTGAGGGAAAGGAGCAGCGTGTGGTCATTGGGAGTGGCACGCACCGTTACGAAGTCGTCGACCAGTGGGGTCGGTTGCCCGAGGGCGTCGCGTTCGGCACAACGCACGGAGTCGTCGAAGATCGTCAGGGCCGCATCTTCGTCCATCACACGGGCAAACCCTCGGTATTCATCTTCGACCCGGACGGCAACTTCGAGGGATCGTGGGGCGAGGAGTACTCGGCTGGCGCGCACGGCATGGTCCTGAATGCTGAAGCCGAAGACGAGTTTCTCTATCTGTCCGCGACCGGGCTCGGGTTCGTCGCCAAGACGACGCTCGACGGCGAAGAGGTCTACCGCATCACGACCCCCGACCGCCCGGACATCTACGACGACAAGCGCCGGTTCGTCCCGACGGAATCCGCTGTCGCGTCCAACGGCGACCTCTACATCGCCGACGGATACGGTCAGCCGTGGGTTCACCAGTACAGCAAGGACGCGAAGTACATCCGGTCGTTCGGCGGGCCCGGCAGCGACGCGGGCAAGTTGAACAATCCGCACGGCATCATGATCGACTCGCGCTCCGGCACCGAGTACGTCTTGGTTTCGGATCGCGGGAACCATCGACTCCAGTACTTCACGTTGGACGGCGAGTACGTGAAGATGGTCGACTACGACCTGCGGCTTCCTTGCACCAGCGTGCAGTGGAGGGATGAGATCTACATTCCCGACCTGCACTCGCGGCTGACCATCTTCGACAAGAACGACCGGCTCATCACCCACCTGGGCGACCGTCCCGACTGTTGGACGAAGCCGGGTTGGCCCAATCTGCCCAAATCGGACTGGGTCGTTGGAGCGTTCTCGTCGCCCCATGACATGCATGTCGATACCGCGGGGAACATCTACTGCGTCGAATGGCTTTCGGCGGGTGTCGGCAAGGCGACGAAGCTCGTCCGAATCCAGTAGACCGTTCGAACCCCTCCACGCGGCCGTCGTCCGTTGGGCGGCGGCCGTGGGCGTGCCCCTCCACGCAGACCACCCAACCCGCGCTTGAGCGCTTCAAGG carries:
- the fdhA gene encoding formaldehyde dehydrogenase, glutathione-independent → MASNRGVAYIRPGVVEVQGIDFPKLTLGNRKCDHGVILKVVSTNICGSDQHMVRGRTTAPGGLVLGHEITGEIIEVGRDVEFHKVGDIVSVPFNIACGRCRNCREGKTGICLNVNPARPGAAFGYVDMGGWIGGQAEYVMAPYADFNLLKLPPRDIALAKIKDLTLLSDIFPTGFHGAVSAGVGPGSTVYVAGAGPVGLACAASCHLLGAACVIVGDMIPERLAQARSFGCETIDLRKDATLLEQIEAIVGVPEVDSAVDCVGFEARGHGKGVAEEHPATVLNSVMEVTRAGGAIGIPGLYVTGDPGAVDENAKEGRLSIRIGLGWAKSHSFTTGQCPVMRYNHKLMNAIIYDKIQIAKAVNATVISLDDAPAGYQDFDRGAARKYVIDPHKMIAA